Below is a window of Demequina muriae DNA.
GACCTCATCGACGATCTGCTAACGGTGTGACGGTCTGACGGTCACGCGGCCTGCGCTCGCGGGACTTCGTCGTCACTGCGACGGACTCCTCGGGTGGGAGCGTTTGGGTGCAATCCGGCGGAAAGGGCCCCAGAATCGCTCATGTGAGGGAAGCCGAGAGGTGGCCTGTGGCGCGCGCCAGCGATGGACAGGATCGCGGTCCTTCACCACCCCCTGACCCGCAGCGCACGAAGGCCCCCATCCCAGGATCACCGGGATGGGGGCCTTCGCCGTTGTGGAGGTGAGCGCCCCTACCGCGCTGCCTCCACGACTGCGGGCGAGAACGCGTCGAGGTCGCCCGGGTTGCGCGAGGTGAGGAGAGTCCAACCCTCCTCTTCGCAGCGCCGGAGCTCCACGTCCTCCCACGTCGCGCCCGCGTTGCGAAGATCCGTCGCGATGGACTCGTACGACGTCAACGACTTGCCGCGAGCGACGTCGGCCTCGGCGAGCAGCCACGGGCCATGACAGATGGACGCGATGGTGCGACCGTCCCCAGCGAACGTGCGCACCAGCGCGAGCGCCGCATCGTCCGTCCGAAGGTTGTCGGCGTTGATGGTGCCGCCGGGAATCACGAGCACGGCGTAGTCGCCCATCTCGACATCGGCGAGCAGAGTGTCCGGCTCGAAGGTCTCACCCGGGTCCTTGTCGCCCACGAGTGACTGCACGGGGCTGTACTCGGTCGCCGCGAGCGTCACGGGCACACCGGCGTTGCGGAGCGCCTCGAGCGGCATCTTGAGCTCGTCCTGCTCGACACCGTAGTTGGTCGTGATGATCAGTGCGCTCATCGCGCTCTCCTCTCGTCGGCGGAAGTTCCGTCCACCCCTCCGTCAACCGCACGCAGGCACTCAGACATTCCGGACGTCAGGTCAGCGCACGTCTCCGTCGACGTACAGCCAGCGGCCGCGCTCCCGGACGAACCTGCTCGACTCCTGCATCGTCCCGGGCGCACCGGACTCGTCCTCGAACAGCGCGGTGAACGTCACGGTTCCGGTCGAGTCGTCCTCGCCGCCGCCCGTGGCGCCGTGCAGATCGAGTCCGCGCCACTGCACGCCCTCCAGATCCAGCGACGGTGGCCGGGTCGAGGGGTGCCACGTGCGCAGCAGGTAGTTCTCGTCTCGCCGCACGTACGCGGTGTAGCGGGACCGCATCAGGGCCGATGCGCTCGCGGCCTCGCGCTCTCCGCGCAGCAGCGGGCGGCAGCAGTCGGCAAACGGCGAGCCGGACCCGCAGGGGCAGGCGAGCGCCATCAGGCCCCGGGATGCGCAGCGGCGTGGGCCAGCGCGCCCAACCGGACGCAGTCCTCGGCGCGCGTATCCCACGCGCACATCAGCCGAACCTCGACAGTCTCGTGGGTCGATCCGGGCCGCCAGTCGTAGAAGCGGAACGTCTCGCGAATCGCGCCGGCCATGGTGCGCGGCATCTCGACGAACACCGCATTGGCGTGCGTTGACTGAGTGAAGCGCAGCACCCCGTCGGCGGCGAGCGGCGCCAACTCCTGGCGCAGCACGGTCGCCATCGCGTTGGCGTGGGTCGCGTTGCGCCGCCACAGCGGCTCGCCCGACTCGTCGCGCGACGTGAGCAGCGCGGTGAGCTGGGCCGAGGCGTACCGCATCTTGGAGCCCAACTGCATGGTGGACTTGCGCAGGTGGGGCAGCTCCGCGGCGAACCGATCGCGCAGGTCGGGAGCGAGCACGACCACGGCCTCGGCACCCATGGCGCCGTTCTTGGTGCCGCCGAGCGACAGCACGTCCGCGCCAGCGCAGGCCTCGGCCAGCGACACCCCGAGGGCCGCAGCGGCGTTGGCGATCCGCGCCCCGTCAAGGTGGACTCTCATGCCGAGCGCGTGCGCCCGGTCGACGAGCGCCGCGAGCGATTCCAGGCCGTAGAGCGTCCCGAGCTCGGTGGACTGCGTCACGGAGAGCACCAGGGGCTGCGCGCGATGTTCATCCCCGAGGTCGGCGGCCCAGGCGTCCAGCGAGGCCGGATCGATGCGGCCGTCCGGCGCCGGCACTTCGAGGATCTTCAGCCCGCCCACACGCTCGGGAGCACCGTTCTCGTCCCGATGGATGTGCGCGTGCTCCGACGCCACGACTCCGCCCCACCGGGGAGACAGCGCCATGAGCGCGATGACGTTCGCGCCGGTCCCGTTGAACACGGGGAACCCGAGCGCATGCTCGCCGAACTCCGCCGCCACCGCCGCGTCGAAGTCGGCCGTGGCCGCATCGGCCCCATACGCGGCGTCGTGACCGACGTTGACGTCGGCCATCGCCGCGAGCACCTCCGGATGGACGGAGGCGTAGTTGTCCGAGGCGAAGTGCCGGGCGCCCGTCGCGGGGGTCACGCCGCCGTGACCTCACGTGCCCAGCGGGCGCCGCTCTGGTGGAAGCCCACGCGGCGCAGATAGTCCAGGTCCGTCGCGTCGTGCGGCGCGAGCTCGAGCCGGCGGAAGCCCGCATCGGACAGCACCTGCGACTTGCGGAAGACGAACTCGCCCGGCGTGAAGTCGCGGAACCGCTCCTTGACCCAGTCCAGCTCGACGAGGCCAAGGCCGTCGCCGAGATCGCGCACCACCACGATGCCCACGGCCTCGTCGCCGCGCACCACCAGGAACGTGTGGCGCGTGCCGCCGGCTGCGGTGCCCGCGTCGGCGTCGATGTCGAAGGCGGGCTCGTGGGTCTTCACGTCCTCCGCATGCTCCTCGAGCACGCGACGCAGGAAGGCGTTGTCGGCGTCGACGGAGAGCACCTGGTAGACCGCCTCGTCGTGCGATTCGCGGTAGAGCCGGATGAGCCAGTAGATGTCGATCACCGTGATCGCGAGGTTCATGAACGCGAACGGCCAGATCCCGATGATCCCGTTGTACACGGTGGCGATCGCGGCGCCCGCGAGGTTCATCCACCGGAACTTGAGCACGCGCGCCTGCATGAGCGACCAGACGATGAGCAGCGAGCCGGTCCAGCCGATGATTTCGAGGATGATGTCCATGCCGCCAAGGGTATGCCCGGCCGATGCGCGCTCGCCTCCGCGCTCGCACGTAGGCTGATCGCGTGGAGAGCAGGACGAGCGCGAGGGCCGATGCGTGGGTCTGGGCTGTGCGGCTCGCGAAGACCCGCTCGCAGGCCACGGCCGCATGCCGCGCCGGGCACGTGCGGGTCAACGGCGACCGGGCGAAGGCCTCGACCACGGTCCGTGCCGGCGACCGCGTCGAGGTGCGCCTCCACGAGCAGATCAAGATCGTCGAGGTCCGCCAGCTGCTCGTCAAGCGCGTGAGCGCGCCTGTCGCACAGGCGGCGTATGTCGACCACAGCCCGCCGCCGCCCCCGCGCGTCGAGCGGCCCGCTGCGGTGGGGGCACGGGATCGCGGCGCGGGCCGGCCCACCAAGCGGGAGCGCCGTCAGCTGGACCGGCTGCGAGGCCGCCGCACGCTCTGACGCCCTGGGCGCATCGGCCCCCGAGCGCCAGCTGTGCGGCGCCTACCCGCGCGCCTGCGCTCGCCTCTCACCCGACCCGCGCATCGGCCGCACTCCCGCCGCCGTCCGCCGTCGGCCACTGCCCGCACCGGGCGCAAGTGTCGATCTATGTGCGGTTCTCGGTGCAATCGCGCACGCGATTCGACACTTGCGTGGGTTGGGGCAGGGTCAGGCGTTCCAGATGCGCGCCAGGTAGTCCCTGATCGACCGGTCCGAGCTGAAGTACCCGCTGCGGGCCACGTTGAGCACGGCGGACCTGGTCCACGCCTCCTGGTCCGCCCAGTGGGCCTCCACGCGCTCCTGAGCGTCCACGTAGGCGCGGAAGTCGGCGAGTGCCATGAACCGGTCGCGCTCGATGAGGCTCGCGGTGATGGAGGACACGAACGATCCGCGGTCGCCGCCGGTAAAGGCGCCGGAGGCGATCATGTCGAGAGCCGCGCGCAGGTCCTTGTCCTGCTCGTAGTACGAGGCCGAGCGGTAGCCGCTGGCCTGGAGGTCGGACACCGCGGGCTCGTCCATGCCGAACAGGAAGAAGTGATCGTCGCCCACGAGCTGGCGGATCTCCACGTTCGCGCCGTCGTCGGTGCCGACGGTGAGCGCGCCGTTGAGCGCGAACTTCATGTTGCCGGTGCCCGAGGCCTCCTTGCCCGCCTGGGAGATCTGCTCGGACAGGTCCGCCGCCGGGATGAGCGTCTCGGCGAGCGTCACGTTGTAGTTCGCAGGGAAGGCGACCTTGAGGCGGCCCTCGAGCGAGGCGTCCGCGTTGATCGTCCTGCCGACGGCGTTGATGAGCGCGATGGTCTCCTTGGCGCGCACGTAGCCGGGCGCCGCCTTGGCGCCGAACACGAAGGTCCGGGGCGTCACGTCCGCGAGGGGCAGGGCGCCGCTCGTGATGCGCTCGTACAGCGACACGATGTGCAGCAGCTTGAGCGACTGGCGCTTGTACTCGTGCAGCCGCTTGACCATCGCGTCGACCATCGCGTCGGGCGAGATCTCGATGCCGTCCCGCTCGGCGATCACGCCCGCGAAGCGTGCGCGGTTGTGGCTCTTGACCTCACGGAACCGACGCCGGAACTCGGCGTCGTCGGCGAGCGGCTCGAGCTCGCGCAGACGCTCCAGGTCGGTGACCCAGCCCTCGCCGATCGCCTCGGTGATGAGCGCGCTCAGCCGCGGGTTGGACAGCGCCATGAACCGTCGCGGGGTCACGCCGTTGGTGACGTTCGTGAACTTGTGGGGGAACATCTCGGCGAAGTCGGAGAGCACCTTGTCGCGCAGCAGCTGCGAGTGCAGCTCGGCGACGCCGTTGACCTTGGCGCCGGCCACGGTCGCGAGGTAGGCCATGCGGACGGAGCGCACCGGCTCCTCGGCGATGATCGACATGTGGCGCTCGCGCAGCATGTCGCCCGGGAACGCCTCCCGCACCTGCTCGAGGAACTCCTCGTTGA
It encodes the following:
- a CDS encoding threonine aldolase family protein, with the protein product MTPATGARHFASDNYASVHPEVLAAMADVNVGHDAAYGADAATADFDAAVAAEFGEHALGFPVFNGTGANVIALMALSPRWGGVVASEHAHIHRDENGAPERVGGLKILEVPAPDGRIDPASLDAWAADLGDEHRAQPLVLSVTQSTELGTLYGLESLAALVDRAHALGMRVHLDGARIANAAAALGVSLAEACAGADVLSLGGTKNGAMGAEAVVVLAPDLRDRFAAELPHLRKSTMQLGSKMRYASAQLTALLTSRDESGEPLWRRNATHANAMATVLRQELAPLAADGVLRFTQSTHANAVFVEMPRTMAGAIRETFRFYDWRPGSTHETVEVRLMCAWDTRAEDCVRLGALAHAAAHPGA
- a CDS encoding type 1 glutamine amidotransferase domain-containing protein, producing MSALIITTNYGVEQDELKMPLEALRNAGVPVTLAATEYSPVQSLVGDKDPGETFEPDTLLADVEMGDYAVLVIPGGTINADNLRTDDAALALVRTFAGDGRTIASICHGPWLLAEADVARGKSLTSYESIATDLRNAGATWEDVELRRCEEEGWTLLTSRNPGDLDAFSPAVVEAAR
- a CDS encoding glycogen/starch/alpha-glucan phosphorylase, which encodes MNDTTAPSAAREHTVESFTREFLREVNFGQGVDLDRASTNDKYLALARTVRAYLTTRWLETLRTQRREQKKAVAYMSAEFLLGRQLENNLLATDLGEIARDSLDLLGIDLVELCNTEIEPGLGNGGLGRLAACFVDSLATENVPSIGYGIRYEYGIFRQRFEDGRQVEEPDEWLRLGSPWEMPHPENAVKVGFGGRVEAWKDESGRAHRRWSPDWHVTGVPYNYMVPGYRNGRVNTLRLWSARATQAFDLAIFNAGDYTDAVRAQTQAENISKVLYPEDSTPQGKELRLQQQYFFVACSLRDFVEKVLPEDFDLHRLPERITFQLNDTHPVIAVPELMRLLIDERGWEWADAWAVTQKVFAYTCHTLLPEALEVWPVDLLGRLLPRHLEIIYRINEEFLEQVREAFPGDMLRERHMSIIAEEPVRSVRMAYLATVAGAKVNGVAELHSQLLRDKVLSDFAEMFPHKFTNVTNGVTPRRFMALSNPRLSALITEAIGEGWVTDLERLRELEPLADDAEFRRRFREVKSHNRARFAGVIAERDGIEISPDAMVDAMVKRLHEYKRQSLKLLHIVSLYERITSGALPLADVTPRTFVFGAKAAPGYVRAKETIALINAVGRTINADASLEGRLKVAFPANYNVTLAETLIPAADLSEQISQAGKEASGTGNMKFALNGALTVGTDDGANVEIRQLVGDDHFFLFGMDEPAVSDLQASGYRSASYYEQDKDLRAALDMIASGAFTGGDRGSFVSSITASLIERDRFMALADFRAYVDAQERVEAHWADQEAWTRSAVLNVARSGYFSSDRSIRDYLARIWNA
- a CDS encoding RNA-binding S4 domain-containing protein, translating into MESRTSARADAWVWAVRLAKTRSQATAACRAGHVRVNGDRAKASTTVRAGDRVEVRLHEQIKIVEVRQLLVKRVSAPVAQAAYVDHSPPPPPRVERPAAVGARDRGAGRPTKRERRQLDRLRGRRTL
- a CDS encoding YchJ family protein, yielding MALACPCGSGSPFADCCRPLLRGEREAASASALMRSRYTAYVRRDENYLLRTWHPSTRPPSLDLEGVQWRGLDLHGATGGGEDDSTGTVTFTALFEDESGAPGTMQESSRFVRERGRWLYVDGDVR